One Methylobacterium sp. 77 DNA window includes the following coding sequences:
- a CDS encoding PepSY domain-containing protein: MSFKTAGLAAIALGFALTGTAFADRAPTPDELTKIEATLKKEGFTKWGKIEVEEHEIDVDNAIDANGKQFDLELDPKTYAITSREAE; encoded by the coding sequence ATGTCGTTCAAGACTGCCGGCCTCGCGGCCATCGCCCTCGGTTTCGCCCTCACCGGCACCGCCTTCGCCGATCGGGCGCCGACCCCCGACGAACTCACCAAGATCGAGGCCACCCTGAAGAAGGAAGGCTTCACCAAGTGGGGCAAGATCGAGGTCGAGGAGCACGAGATCGACGTGGATAACGCCATCGACGCCAACGGCAAGCAGTTCGATCTGGAGCTCGATCCGAAGACCTACGCGATCACCAGCCGCGAAGCGGAATAA
- a CDS encoding mannose-1-phosphate guanylyltransferase/mannose-6-phosphate isomerase, whose translation MASGFSRLIHPVILCGGSGTRLWPASRESMPKQFTQLVNPDSSTFQDTARRVADGSAFSRPTVITSSDARFIVAEQLLQAEIEADIVLEPERRDSAAAVAVAALHAARRDPEAVVLILAADHVIGDTDAFVAAARAAARGAEAGRIMTLGIEPGTPSTAYGYIRKGAPIDGVDGAYEVGRFVEKPNRQGAESLIEDGALWNSGYFLFRADVMLAELETYVPEILAATRAALDGAATDLDFLRLDAAAFATAPKISIDYAVMERTDRAGVLPVSFSWSDVGTWDAVWDVLPRDAQGNAVRGRVELVETRGSLVHSEGEHLTAVVGLDDIVVVSTPDAVLVTSKAKAGLVKELVTQLREKAHPEADAHRRMFRPWGWYQRIDIGERFQVKRIMVTPGGRLSLQKHFHRAEHWVVVRGTAEVTVDDRVVLVHENEAVYLPIGSMHRLTNPGKIALELIEVQVGSYTGEDDIIRVEDIYGR comes from the coding sequence ATGGCCTCAGGATTCTCTCGACTCATCCATCCGGTCATCCTCTGCGGTGGGTCAGGCACGCGATTGTGGCCCGCCTCGCGCGAGAGCATGCCGAAACAGTTCACGCAGCTGGTGAATCCCGACAGTTCGACCTTCCAGGACACCGCCCGGCGGGTCGCGGATGGATCGGCGTTCTCGCGGCCGACCGTCATCACCAGCAGCGATGCCCGCTTCATCGTGGCCGAGCAGCTGCTCCAGGCCGAGATCGAGGCCGATATCGTGCTCGAGCCCGAACGGCGCGATTCCGCCGCCGCGGTGGCCGTTGCGGCGCTGCATGCCGCCCGCCGCGACCCGGAGGCCGTGGTTCTGATCCTGGCCGCCGACCACGTGATCGGCGACACCGACGCCTTCGTGGCCGCGGCCCGTGCGGCGGCGCGCGGCGCCGAGGCCGGTCGCATCATGACCCTCGGCATCGAGCCGGGCACGCCTTCCACCGCCTACGGCTACATCCGCAAGGGCGCCCCGATCGACGGTGTCGACGGCGCCTATGAGGTCGGCCGTTTCGTCGAGAAGCCCAACCGGCAGGGAGCGGAGAGTCTGATCGAGGACGGCGCCCTGTGGAACAGCGGCTACTTCCTGTTCCGCGCCGACGTGATGCTGGCCGAGCTCGAAACCTATGTCCCCGAGATCCTGGCCGCGACCCGCGCCGCTCTCGACGGCGCGGCGACCGATCTCGACTTCCTTCGCCTCGACGCCGCCGCCTTCGCGACCGCGCCCAAGATCTCCATCGACTACGCGGTGATGGAGCGGACCGACCGCGCCGGCGTGCTGCCGGTCTCGTTCTCATGGTCCGATGTCGGAACCTGGGATGCGGTCTGGGACGTGCTTCCGCGCGACGCACAGGGCAACGCCGTGCGCGGCCGGGTCGAGTTGGTGGAGACGCGCGGCAGCCTCGTCCATAGCGAGGGCGAGCACCTCACCGCCGTGGTGGGCCTGGACGACATCGTCGTGGTCTCGACCCCGGACGCCGTCCTCGTCACCTCGAAGGCCAAGGCCGGACTGGTCAAGGAGCTCGTGACCCAGCTTCGCGAGAAGGCCCATCCGGAAGCGGATGCGCATCGGCGGATGTTCCGCCCCTGGGGCTGGTATCAGCGGATCGACATCGGCGAGCGCTTCCAGGTGAAGCGCATCATGGTGACGCCGGGCGGCCGGCTCTCGCTGCAGAAGCATTTCCACCGCGCCGAACATTGGGTCGTGGTGCGCGGCACGGCTGAGGTGACGGTGGATGATCGCGTCGTCCTCGTCCACGAGAACGAGGCCGTTTATCTGCCGATCGGCTCGATGCACCGCCTCACCAACCCGGGCAAGATCGCCCTCGAACTGATCGAGGTTCAGGTCGGCTCCTATACCGGCGAGGACGACATCATCCGCGTCGAGGATATCTACGGCCGATAA
- a CDS encoding YifB family Mg chelatase-like AAA ATPase, whose product MVTRVATVAFEGIEARAVDVQVQIAPGAVVFMVVGLADKAVAESRERVRSALIASGLALPAKRITVNLAPADLPKEGSHYDLPIALAVMAAIGAIPADALAGYCVLGELALDGTITAVNGVLPAAMAANSRGLGLICPAATGPEAAWAGGDMDVLAPRSLIQLANHFKGTQVMARPEPAVATPTGRLPDLRDIKGQEGAKRALEIAAAGGHNLLMNGPPGAGKSMLAARLPSILPPLGPRELLEVSMIQSVAGELKGGALSNRRPFRQPHHSASMAALVGGGINARPGEASLAHGGVLFLDELPEFTPQVLDSLRQPMETGEVMIARANHRVTYPARFQLIAAMNPCRCGQALEPGYACRRGPNERCVAQYGARISGPLLDRIDLRIEVGAVTAADLILPPPAEGSAETAARVAAARALQTERFAAHGLSGVVTNATCPAPLIEEMAAPDADGAALIRDAAETMRLSARGFHRVLRVARTLADLDGEERVRRIHLAEALSYRGRVERPVAA is encoded by the coding sequence ATGGTCACCCGCGTCGCTACCGTCGCCTTCGAGGGAATCGAGGCGCGTGCCGTCGACGTCCAGGTTCAGATCGCCCCCGGCGCAGTGGTCTTCATGGTGGTGGGGCTCGCCGACAAGGCCGTTGCGGAATCCCGCGAGCGCGTCCGCTCAGCCCTGATCGCATCGGGGCTGGCACTTCCGGCAAAGCGCATCACCGTCAATCTGGCGCCGGCGGACCTGCCGAAGGAAGGCTCGCATTACGATCTTCCCATCGCATTGGCGGTGATGGCCGCCATTGGCGCGATCCCGGCCGACGCGCTCGCCGGCTATTGCGTCCTCGGCGAGCTGGCCCTCGACGGCACGATCACAGCGGTGAACGGCGTCTTGCCGGCGGCCATGGCGGCGAATTCGCGGGGCCTCGGCCTGATCTGCCCGGCGGCCACGGGGCCGGAAGCGGCCTGGGCTGGGGGCGACATGGACGTGCTGGCCCCGCGCTCGCTGATCCAGCTCGCGAACCATTTCAAGGGCACGCAAGTCATGGCCCGGCCGGAGCCGGCCGTCGCCACGCCCACGGGGCGCCTGCCCGACCTTCGCGACATCAAGGGACAGGAAGGGGCCAAGCGGGCCTTGGAGATCGCGGCCGCCGGAGGCCACAATCTCCTGATGAACGGGCCGCCCGGTGCCGGCAAGTCGATGCTGGCGGCTCGGCTTCCGTCGATCCTGCCGCCGCTCGGACCGCGCGAACTGCTCGAAGTCTCGATGATCCAGTCGGTGGCCGGCGAACTCAAGGGCGGCGCTCTCTCGAACCGGCGGCCCTTCCGCCAGCCGCACCATTCGGCATCGATGGCGGCGCTCGTCGGCGGCGGCATCAATGCCCGCCCCGGCGAGGCCTCCCTGGCGCATGGCGGCGTGCTCTTCCTCGACGAGTTGCCGGAATTCACGCCCCAGGTGCTCGATTCCCTGCGCCAGCCCATGGAAACCGGCGAGGTCATGATCGCGCGCGCCAATCACCGCGTAACCTACCCGGCGCGGTTCCAGCTCATCGCCGCCATGAACCCCTGTCGGTGCGGCCAGGCCCTGGAGCCGGGCTATGCCTGCCGGCGCGGTCCCAACGAGCGCTGCGTCGCGCAATACGGTGCGCGGATTTCCGGGCCGCTCCTCGATCGGATCGACCTGCGAATCGAAGTCGGCGCCGTGACGGCGGCGGACCTGATCCTGCCGCCCCCCGCCGAAGGCTCGGCCGAGACGGCGGCGCGGGTCGCCGCAGCGCGGGCGCTGCAGACCGAGCGGTTCGCCGCGCACGGCCTCTCCGGCGTGGTCACCAACGCGACCTGTCCGGCACCGTTGATCGAGGAGATGGCGGCGCCGGACGCGGATGGCGCAGCGCTGATCCGGGATGCCGCCGAGACGATGCGCCTGTCGGCGCGAGGCTTCCACCGCGTCCTGCGAGTGGCGCGGACATTGGCGGATCTCGACGGGGAGGAGCGGGTGCGCCGCATCCATCTCGCCGAGGCCCTGTCCTATCGCGGTCGGGTCGAGCGGCCCGTAGCCGCCTGA
- a CDS encoding DNA polymerase III subunit gamma/tau has product MDATSGTPSDFPGLPGLPEPVAAATPYRVLARKYRPQNFDDLIGQGAMVRTLANAFAANRIPQAWMLTGVRGVGKTTTARILARGLNYQREGQPDTGPTIAMPELGRHCQAIMESRHMDVLEMDAASHTGIDDVRGIIDGIRYSPVSARYKVYIVDEVHMLSEKAFNAFLKTLEEPPPHAKFVFATTEIRKVPVTILSRCQRFDLRRVEADTMVAHLAKICAAETVEAEQEALAAITRAAEGSVRDALSLLDQAIAHGAGLVSAASVRDMLGLADRGRIVDLFEAVMRGDVPTAFAEIRGQYEAGADPAIVLSDLASFTHLVTRLKLVPEAAAADPTLSADERGRGGAFAAKLSIRVLSRAWQILLKAIPEVQTAARPLAAAEMALVRLAYAADLPTPDEALRQLKTESLATAQTSPAAPASSSLPASSALASPPPVDLPPPRPALTLAASGGARASLVPAPAPDAPPQPAGPRLTRFEDIVALADERRDIGLKMALEREAHLVRFEEGRIEFRLAEGGRQSLPNDLARSLDAWTGRRWIVALSKEEGEPTLAYKARLALESRHENAAAHPLVKEVLARFPGAQIIDVRDKAPIVELPPDADLAAPDLDGGGQPDDDA; this is encoded by the coding sequence ATGGACGCGACCTCCGGAACTCCGAGCGATTTTCCCGGTCTTCCAGGCCTTCCCGAGCCGGTCGCGGCTGCCACCCCGTATCGGGTGCTGGCCCGCAAGTATCGCCCCCAGAATTTCGATGATCTGATCGGCCAGGGCGCCATGGTGCGCACGCTGGCCAATGCGTTCGCTGCCAACCGCATCCCGCAGGCCTGGATGCTGACCGGCGTGCGCGGCGTCGGCAAGACGACCACCGCCCGCATCCTGGCACGCGGCCTGAACTACCAGCGCGAGGGGCAGCCGGATACCGGCCCCACCATCGCCATGCCGGAACTCGGGCGACACTGCCAGGCGATCATGGAATCCCGGCACATGGACGTGCTGGAGATGGACGCCGCCTCGCATACCGGCATCGACGACGTGCGCGGCATCATCGACGGCATCCGCTATTCGCCGGTCTCCGCCCGCTACAAGGTCTACATCGTCGACGAAGTGCACATGCTCTCGGAGAAGGCGTTCAACGCCTTCCTGAAGACGCTCGAAGAGCCGCCGCCGCACGCGAAATTCGTCTTCGCCACCACCGAGATCCGCAAGGTGCCGGTGACGATCCTGTCGCGCTGCCAGCGCTTCGACCTTCGCCGGGTCGAGGCCGATACCATGGTCGCGCATCTGGCGAAGATCTGCGCCGCCGAGACGGTCGAGGCCGAGCAGGAGGCGCTCGCGGCGATCACCCGCGCCGCCGAAGGCTCGGTGCGCGACGCGCTCTCGCTGCTCGACCAGGCCATCGCCCACGGCGCCGGTCTCGTCAGCGCGGCGAGCGTGCGCGACATGCTCGGCCTCGCCGACAGGGGCCGGATCGTCGACCTGTTCGAAGCCGTGATGCGCGGCGACGTGCCGACCGCCTTCGCCGAAATCCGCGGCCAGTACGAGGCCGGAGCCGATCCCGCCATCGTCCTGTCGGATCTGGCGAGCTTCACCCATCTCGTCACCCGGCTGAAGCTCGTGCCCGAGGCGGCCGCCGCCGACCCGACCCTGAGCGCCGACGAGCGCGGACGCGGCGGCGCATTCGCCGCCAAGCTCTCCATCCGCGTCCTGTCGCGCGCGTGGCAGATTTTGCTGAAGGCGATTCCCGAGGTCCAGACCGCCGCGAGACCGCTGGCCGCCGCCGAGATGGCACTGGTCCGCCTCGCTTACGCCGCCGACCTGCCGACGCCGGACGAGGCCCTGCGGCAGCTGAAGACGGAGTCGCTCGCCACGGCTCAGACCTCCCCGGCGGCGCCCGCATCCTCTTCCTTGCCCGCTTCGAGCGCGCTGGCTTCGCCGCCGCCGGTTGATCTGCCGCCGCCGCGGCCCGCGCTGACCCTGGCGGCCAGCGGCGGCGCACGGGCGAGCCTCGTCCCGGCACCCGCCCCGGATGCGCCTCCGCAACCGGCCGGCCCCCGCCTGACCCGGTTCGAGGATATCGTCGCGCTGGCCGACGAGCGCCGGGACATCGGCCTCAAGATGGCGCTGGAACGCGAAGCACATCTGGTGCGCTTTGAGGAGGGGCGGATCGAGTTCCGCCTCGCCGAAGGGGGCCGTCAGAGCCTGCCCAACGATCTCGCGCGCTCGCTCGACGCCTGGACCGGCCGACGTTGGATCGTCGCCCTGTCGAAGGAGGAGGGCGAACCCACCCTCGCCTACAAGGCGCGCCTCGCCTTGGAATCGCGCCACGAGAACGCGGCTGCCCATCCCCTCGTCAAGGAAGTGCTCGCGCGCTTTCCCGGCGCGCAGATCATCGACGTGAGGGACAAGGCCCCGATCGTGGAACTGCCGCCGGACGCGGATCTCGCGGCACCCGACCTCGACGGCGGCGGTCAGCCGGACGACGATGCGTAA